The Chitinophagales bacterium genomic sequence CAAACTGTATTTGTGTGCCTCCAAGACTAAAAATGCCCGGTTTTTCCTCTGTTGCAATAGTGGCTATTTGTTTTATTGATAGGGCTATTTCAGCCCCTGTGGCTGCTATCACCAATATTTTCATGTTACAAATAACAACAATTTTGCGTAAAAGCTCCAGTAAACCTAATTTTACACCATAATTTAAAAAAGACAATGGTTTACCTGACGCGAGTGGAGCATTTTAATGCAGCCCACAAATTGTACAACGAGAGTTGGAGTGATGAGAAGAACATGGAAGTCTTCGGTAAATGTGCTAACCCAAACTGGCATGGCCACAACTATGACCTGTTTGTAACCATTAAGGGTGAGCCGCACCCTGAGACCGGTTTTGTATTCAATGCTAAAGAACTGGGCGTACTGATAAATAGGGTCATAGTAGATAAGGTTGACCACCGCAATCTGAACCTGGACGTAGACTTTATGAAAGGCAAATTTGCCAGTGCAGAGAACTTCGCTATCAGTATCTGGAATGAGCTGAAACCTCACATCGAGGAAGCGGGTGCGCAATTGCACTATATTAAATTACAGGAAACACCCCGTATCTACGTTGAGTATTACGGATAACATTTAGCACATGTCTTATAAAAAAACAGAAGAGTTTAGCCCGGAAGCTACGGCTGTACTTATAGAGAACTATCGCTCCGTAGTAGAGCAGGTGGGCGAAGACCCTGAACGCGAGGGATTGCTCAAAACCCCTGAACGTATTGCAAAAGCCATGCAGTACATGACTCAGGGCTATAATATGGATGCCAAAGCGATACTGAACTCTGCTAAGTTTCATGAGGCGTATAGCGAGATGGTTATTGTAAAGGATGTAGAGTTGTATTCCATGTGCGAGCATCATATGTTGCCATTCTTTGGTAAAGCACATATTGCTTATATACCTAACGGCGTAATAACAGGCCTGAGCAAGATAGCCCGTGTGGTAGACTGCTTTGCCCGCAGGCTGCAGGTGCAGGAGCGTATGACCCACCAGATACTGGACGTAATACAGGAAACCCTGAATCCGCAAGGTGTAGCAGTGGTTATAGAAGCCAAACACTTATGTATGATGATGCGTGGTGTGCAGAAACAAAACAGCACTACAACAACATCTGCTTTCAGCGGACAATTTGAAAAAGCTGAGACAAGGGCTGAGTTCATGAAACTTATTTCATCTGATCTTTATTAAGCAGGAAAAAACAATTTTCTGCTTATCTTTGCCCACCTTTAAAAAAAGGTAGTTCGGGACGTAGCGCAGCCCGGTAGCGCACTTGCATGGGGTGCAAGGGGTCGCTGGTTCGAATCCAGTCGTCCCGACAGAACAGGAAATGGGTATCTCTTAAGAGATACCCATTTTTATGCATATTATTGTTATGTGATAATATACGTATACATATTATTCAGCCGGTCTCTACAAAAGTATTATGCAGGTATCAGCGATGATGTGCAGAAAAGACTCAGGGAACATAATGCTGGCAAGGGAAAGTTTACTTCAAAAGGAATCCCATGGGATTTGATCACAACAATTAAATGCTTGTCAAGGAGCGAGGCTATGTTGCTTGAAAAGAAAATAAAGAAAAGGGGCATTAAAAGATACCTGGAAGATAATATAGAATAGTAGTGTATTCCGGTAGCGCATCCCGCCATGGCGGGAGGGTCGCTGGTTCGAATCCAGTCGTCCCGACTGAACGGGAAAAGGGTGTCTCATTTGAGATACCCTTTTTTATTTCCTGCAATTCTTTAATTTGCTATATCAAAACGGGATGTAGCGCAGCCCGGTAGCGCGCTTCGTTCGGGACGAAGAGGCCGCTGGTTCGAATCCAGTCATCCCGACCTCAAAAAAAGCTCAACTATGCGTTGGGCTTTTGTGTTTTATCAGTATCTCAACCCTTATTTGTGAACAACCTGTACAAAACATATTGATAACCTGTTGATATAACTTAATAGCAACAATAGGGTAATAAATGGTTAACAATCAGGCAAAATGATGGTAATACAGGGATAATACTTTTACACTGAAGCAGGACACACGACTTCACCATGAGTTCATACATTCTACGATTTAGGTAACAATAGCTCTCCTTGTTCAGGGATAGCTATTTTTTTATAGTGCTGTCCATGAAGTATGTTTTTATATAGCGCACTTCTATCTGTGTATTCATAGGTCCCACTCTTTTTGCAGATACACGGGCGTAGTCTTTGAAAGTATCACTACCGGCAAAGTAAAATCCGGCAATGTAAGAATAAGGTATGTCATCAAGCTTTATGGCTGGTGTTATCTCCCTGTCCAGTTTGGGGTAGGCCAGGAGGGTATGTGCCTCATTGGGCCCATAGGCGGCATCCAGGGCATAGTATCCTTCGTTGC encodes the following:
- the folE gene encoding GTP cyclohydrolase I FolE, encoding MSYKKTEEFSPEATAVLIENYRSVVEQVGEDPEREGLLKTPERIAKAMQYMTQGYNMDAKAILNSAKFHEAYSEMVIVKDVELYSMCEHHMLPFFGKAHIAYIPNGVITGLSKIARVVDCFARRLQVQERMTHQILDVIQETLNPQGVAVVIEAKHLCMMMRGVQKQNSTTTTSAFSGQFEKAETRAEFMKLISSDLY
- a CDS encoding 6-carboxytetrahydropterin synthase gives rise to the protein MVYLTRVEHFNAAHKLYNESWSDEKNMEVFGKCANPNWHGHNYDLFVTIKGEPHPETGFVFNAKELGVLINRVIVDKVDHRNLNLDVDFMKGKFASAENFAISIWNELKPHIEEAGAQLHYIKLQETPRIYVEYYG
- a CDS encoding GIY-YIG nuclease family protein; the encoded protein is MIIYVYILFSRSLQKYYAGISDDVQKRLREHNAGKGKFTSKGIPWDLITTIKCLSRSEAMLLEKKIKKRGIKRYLEDNIE